One Myotis daubentonii chromosome 17, mMyoDau2.1, whole genome shotgun sequence genomic window, CTTGCTGACTAGTTTCTCTGagatttctttccctttccttgcaTCTGGGTCAACGCCCCCACCCTTTGTCTTAGGAAATACAGGGGTCAAGTTAAAGGTGAACACACACAGTTTGATTTATGTTGTCTTTAGATGGTAAGTTTCTAATCTAAAAAATAAGCCATAATGGGATATGCTCTTTTTCAGTTTGGTGTAGCTGAGCCAAGAAAGAAGGcatatgcagatttctacagAAATTATGATTCCATGAAAGATTTTGAGGAGATGAGGAAGGCTGGTATCTTTCAGAGTACAAAGTGATCTTGGAATGTAAAGGTAATATGAAgttaccatttaaaaatttttaaaattgtgataccaccttaactatttttaatgtataattcAGTATTGTTAAGCAAATTCACATTGTCGTataaccaatctccagaactcttcatcTTACAAAACAAACTCTGTACCCATTTAAACAACTCTTCATTCCCTCCCattcctggcaaccaccatttatatcagagtatttgtctttttgtgactggcatatttcacttaatgtaatgccctcaaggttcatctTTTACAGCATGTGTCAGAATATCCTTTTTAATGCTAACTATTgcattttatgtatataccaTACTTTGTTCATTTATCCATCAGACACTTGGATTGCTTCCGTTTTTTGACTTATGCATAACACTGGTATGATGTTTATGTTGTTAGCAGTGGGAAAGACACCACGTGTAGAcaggtggggtcagaccaaacctggtttctggctaagaaagaattcggagccaagacccaaactgtaaaaGAACATTAAttaagtaattcctagaagaaatgggcttaggaaacaagttatggagACAAAGGAAGGGCCCTAGGAGCTCGGGAGTGAGGACGCTAATGGTAACttgcctggggcagggacagggagagcAAAGGCGGAGGCTGtgt contains:
- the LOC132219682 gene encoding cytochrome c oxidase subunit 6C isoform X2, whose product is MSAGTLPKPQMRGLLAKRLRFHIVGAVIVSLGVAASYKFGVAEPRKKAYADFYRNYDSMKDFEEMRKAGIFQSTK